A portion of the Acidisarcina polymorpha genome contains these proteins:
- the rpsR gene encoding 30S ribosomal protein S18 — protein sequence MADETSTPRTEPAGRSENPGRSEHSGPSNPGHSPSGHTGGSSSGYQGHSSGPRPAGAGRPAGPGGPGGGGRKFFRRKKVCKFCTEKIDAIPYREVRLLQQFVAERGKIVPRRLTGVCTTHQRKLTRAIKQARNIALLPFAARF from the coding sequence ATGGCTGACGAAACCAGCACACCAAGAACTGAGCCAGCAGGGCGAAGTGAGAATCCAGGGCGCAGCGAACACAGCGGCCCATCGAACCCGGGGCATTCCCCCTCTGGGCACACCGGCGGATCTTCTTCCGGTTATCAAGGCCACAGCTCGGGTCCACGCCCGGCCGGCGCCGGACGCCCCGCAGGTCCTGGCGGCCCTGGCGGTGGCGGACGCAAGTTCTTCCGCCGCAAGAAAGTCTGCAAATTCTGCACCGAGAAGATTGACGCGATCCCGTACCGCGAAGTCCGTCTGCTGCAGCAGTTTGTGGCCGAGCGCGGCAAGATCGTTCCGCGCCGTCTGACCGGCGTTTGCACCACCCACCAGCGCAAGCTGACGCGCGCGATCAAGCAAGCCCGCAACATTGCGTTGCTGCCATTCGCTGCGCGGTTCTAG
- the rpsF gene encoding 30S ribosomal protein S6, with the protein MQRFYEVMFIVRPDVLDEDLDKLIAGLETTITGGGGAIRSIEKLGRRKLAYTVRKFNDGNYVLLTVDADGKLIAEVERRLRVIEPVIKFITVRMDEETKRLDKVKALRASRKKLSAQPIAAPAPLAAAVEETPAPAAAVAPAAAIPAETVPEAATATV; encoded by the coding sequence GTGCAACGTTTTTACGAAGTGATGTTCATTGTTCGGCCGGACGTGCTGGATGAGGACTTGGACAAATTGATCGCCGGCCTCGAAACCACCATTACCGGCGGGGGTGGAGCGATTCGTTCGATCGAAAAACTGGGTCGCCGCAAGCTCGCCTACACGGTCCGCAAATTCAACGACGGCAACTACGTCCTGCTCACGGTCGACGCTGACGGCAAGTTGATCGCGGAAGTCGAGCGGCGCTTGCGCGTTATCGAACCGGTGATCAAGTTCATTACCGTTCGTATGGATGAAGAGACCAAGCGTCTCGACAAGGTGAAGGCTCTTCGCGCCAGCCGCAAAAAGCTGAGCGCTCAGCCGATTGCGGCTCCCGCGCCGCTCGCCGCCGCAGTCGAAGAGACGCCAGCTCCGGCTGCAGCGGTTGCACCTGCCGCTGCCATACCGGCGGAGACCGTTCCCGAAGCCGCGACCGCAACGGTTTAA
- the pth gene encoding aminoacyl-tRNA hydrolase, producing the protein MADFPKLSDQATDPYDASTRIATGSGKVLVVGLGNPGIEYQFTPHNAGFLAIDRIAGNHGAVVANRRCRALTATVRIANRDVILAKPETFMNLSGVAVQALVKEYEVDAQRDLIVLYDEVEFSLGTLRIRERGSSGGHNGVKSISGALRSEEWIRVRIGVAPELPAAAESARRSRKEYVLTPFRKAELVVLDEALDRAAKAVEVILTQGVGAAMNEFNKRNGREKNDSAE; encoded by the coding sequence TTGGCGGACTTCCCTAAGTTGTCAGACCAGGCTACCGACCCCTACGATGCTTCAACTCGCATCGCGACGGGTTCGGGTAAGGTGCTGGTGGTCGGTTTGGGAAATCCGGGCATTGAGTATCAGTTCACGCCGCATAATGCGGGGTTCCTCGCGATCGACAGGATCGCCGGCAACCACGGTGCGGTGGTAGCAAACCGGCGCTGCCGGGCATTGACGGCGACGGTCAGGATCGCTAACAGAGATGTAATCCTGGCCAAACCCGAGACCTTTATGAACCTGAGCGGCGTGGCCGTTCAGGCGCTGGTCAAAGAATACGAAGTGGACGCTCAGCGCGACCTGATCGTGCTCTACGACGAAGTTGAGTTTTCGCTGGGCACGTTGCGCATCCGCGAACGAGGCAGTTCCGGGGGGCACAACGGGGTGAAGTCGATCTCTGGCGCGCTCCGCAGTGAAGAGTGGATTCGGGTTCGGATCGGAGTTGCCCCGGAATTGCCGGCAGCTGCGGAATCGGCCCGCAGGAGTCGCAAGGAATATGTGTTGACGCCTTTTCGGAAGGCCGAACTGGTGGTATTGGACGAGGCGCTGGATCGAGCGGCGAAAGCCGTGGAAGTGATTTTGACGCAGGGCGTAGGCGCTGCGATGAACGAATTCAACAAGCGGAATGGGCGGGAGAAAAACGACTCCGCCGAGTAG
- a CDS encoding 50S ribosomal protein L25 has product MPSISEVVAATPREGKFNKNAARRVRVQGKIPAVVYGAKEPALAIELDPKQMLRILHSESGHNSIFDLEVAGSAAKTKVMIVDWQYEPIKDRLIHIDLKRIAMDKAMKVEVPVLLEGIPVGVKQGGGILDQVLREVEIECLPADIPSHINVDVSNLAFGDVLRISDLPHGGKFKFLGDETATVAHVVSIKEEAAPTVDAVAAAGPSEPEVAKKGKQDADAAAAAPAGDKKAAKK; this is encoded by the coding sequence ATGCCAAGCATATCGGAAGTTGTCGCAGCCACTCCCCGCGAGGGAAAGTTCAACAAGAACGCCGCCCGCCGGGTGCGCGTTCAAGGCAAAATTCCCGCAGTTGTCTATGGCGCGAAGGAGCCGGCGCTGGCCATCGAGCTTGATCCCAAGCAGATGTTGCGTATTTTGCATTCGGAGTCGGGCCACAATTCCATCTTTGATCTCGAGGTTGCCGGTTCTGCGGCGAAGACCAAGGTTATGATTGTCGACTGGCAATACGAACCGATCAAAGACCGCCTCATCCACATCGATTTGAAGCGCATTGCGATGGATAAGGCCATGAAGGTCGAAGTTCCTGTACTGCTCGAAGGCATTCCTGTCGGTGTCAAGCAGGGTGGCGGCATTCTCGATCAGGTCTTGCGCGAAGTTGAAATTGAATGCTTGCCTGCGGACATTCCGAGCCATATCAATGTCGATGTCTCGAACCTGGCGTTCGGCGACGTGCTCAGGATTTCGGACCTGCCGCACGGTGGCAAGTTCAAGTTCCTGGGTGATGAGACGGCCACAGTTGCGCACGTTGTATCGATCAAGGAAGAGGCTGCGCCGACGGTGGATGCGGTGGCCGCTGCGGGTCCCTCAGAACCTGAGGTCGCCAAGAAGGGTAAGCAGGATGCGGATGCCGCAGCTGCTGCTCCGGCGGGCGACAAGAAGGCCGCAAAGAAGTAA
- a CDS encoding ribose-phosphate diphosphokinase, which produces MKTETAELFEVAPEVPGAQEISAQRMKGGDGRPPDNKPPDAKPSGKNRGSRQNEDKRFKIFSGSANRKLTAEICEIIGLPMGETKVQRFADGEIYFQLLENVRGVDVFVVQPTCNPVDQHLVELLIMIDALKRASAGRITVVVPYYGYARQDRKDRPRVAISSKLVADLMTTAGANRALFMDLHAAQIQGFFNIPVDHMFASPVMVSYFRKLDLPNLIVVSPDAGGVERARFFATKMGAPLAIVDKRRTDINVTEVMNVIGDVQGKTCLIIDDIVDTAGTLVKTADALLANGANKVYACASHAVLSGPAIKRIADSSLEELVVTNSIPLREEAQKVAKIKVLSIAGLLAATIESIHMETSVSTLFS; this is translated from the coding sequence GTGAAGACGGAAACGGCAGAACTGTTTGAAGTCGCGCCAGAGGTACCGGGCGCGCAGGAAATATCGGCTCAACGCATGAAAGGCGGCGACGGTCGACCGCCCGACAACAAGCCGCCAGACGCGAAGCCAAGCGGAAAGAACCGGGGATCCAGGCAGAACGAAGATAAGCGCTTCAAGATTTTCTCAGGATCGGCAAACCGGAAGCTGACCGCGGAAATTTGCGAAATCATCGGGCTGCCGATGGGCGAAACCAAGGTGCAGCGCTTCGCCGATGGCGAGATTTACTTTCAGCTGCTGGAGAATGTTCGCGGCGTGGACGTGTTCGTGGTCCAGCCGACTTGTAATCCGGTGGACCAGCATCTGGTTGAGCTGCTAATCATGATCGACGCGCTGAAGCGGGCTTCAGCGGGCAGGATCACAGTAGTTGTTCCGTATTACGGTTATGCGCGGCAAGACCGCAAGGACCGGCCGCGAGTGGCGATTTCGTCCAAGCTGGTGGCAGATTTGATGACGACCGCGGGGGCAAACCGGGCGCTGTTTATGGATCTGCACGCGGCCCAGATCCAGGGGTTCTTCAATATTCCGGTGGATCATATGTTCGCCAGCCCGGTGATGGTGAGCTACTTCCGGAAGCTGGATTTGCCGAACTTGATTGTGGTCTCCCCGGACGCGGGCGGTGTGGAGCGCGCGCGGTTTTTTGCGACGAAGATGGGCGCTCCGCTGGCCATCGTGGATAAGCGGCGCACTGACATCAACGTCACTGAAGTGATGAATGTCATCGGCGATGTGCAGGGCAAAACCTGCTTGATCATCGACGACATCGTAGATACCGCAGGAACGCTGGTGAAGACTGCCGACGCCCTGCTGGCTAATGGGGCTAACAAGGTGTACGCCTGTGCTTCGCATGCGGTGCTGTCGGGACCGGCGATCAAGCGGATCGCCGACTCGAGCCTGGAGGAGTTGGTCGTGACCAACTCGATTCCGCTGCGAGAAGAGGCGCAGAAGGTAGCCAAGATTAAGGTGCTCTCGATTGCCGGTCTACTGGCAGCGACCATCGAGAGCATTCATATGGAAACCAGCGTCAGCACGCTGTTCAGTTAA